In Bacteroidota bacterium, a single window of DNA contains:
- a CDS encoding response regulator transcription factor — protein sequence MLKCIVLDDEPLAVHLLEDHINKVPFLQLEGSFNNPMEALVSLNNEPVDLVFLDIQMPQLNGVQFMQLLQNRAQVIITSAYQEYAIDGFEHNVIDYLLKPIAFERFYKAAEKAFNQKNPTQKLNRSQEMLPETGGYIFVKVETKMVRVELDDILYIEGLKNYVSIYTKTQRIITLQVMKQLEEILSPKRFVRVHRSYIVALDKITSIERQEIYIKDRIIPIGNTYQEHFNKLLETRKA from the coding sequence ATGCTTAAATGCATAGTACTTGACGATGAGCCGCTGGCCGTCCATTTGCTGGAAGACCACATCAATAAAGTTCCATTCCTGCAACTGGAAGGTTCCTTTAATAATCCAATGGAAGCCCTGGTCAGTTTAAATAACGAACCTGTTGATCTCGTTTTCCTTGATATACAAATGCCACAGTTAAATGGAGTTCAGTTCATGCAATTATTGCAAAACAGGGCACAGGTCATCATTACATCGGCTTACCAGGAATATGCAATAGATGGCTTTGAGCATAATGTCATCGACTATTTGCTGAAACCAATTGCGTTCGAGCGGTTTTATAAAGCTGCGGAAAAAGCATTCAATCAAAAAAATCCAACACAAAAGCTCAATCGTTCCCAGGAAATGCTTCCTGAAACCGGTGGTTACATATTTGTAAAAGTAGAAACCAAAATGGTGAGGGTTGAGCTGGATGATATTTTATATATAGAAGGCCTGAAGAATTATGTATCCATATATACGAAGACACAACGGATCATCACCTTGCAGGTGATGAAACAACTCGAAGAAATATTATCTCCTAAACGTTTTGTACGGGTTCACAGATCTTATATCGTGGCTTTAGACAAGATCACATCCATTGAACGACAGGAAATATATATCAAGGACCGCATCATCCCGATCGGCAATACTTACCAGGAACATTTTAATAAATTATTGGAAACAAGAAAGGCGTGA